The Phoenix dactylifera cultivar Barhee BC4 chromosome 12, palm_55x_up_171113_PBpolish2nd_filt_p, whole genome shotgun sequence genome has a window encoding:
- the LOC103697033 gene encoding RHOMBOID-like protein 1 isoform X5, with the protein MGALDVTKVVKEHQGWRLITCIWLHAGVIHILANMLNLLLIGVQLEQEFGFVRIGLLYVISGFGGSLLSALFIRSSISVGASGALFGLLGGMLSELITNWTIFENKFAAIWTLIFIIAINLALGLLPHVDNFAHIGGFISGLLLGFVFFIRPQFEWVGQENVPPGYHTGSVKSKHKIYQYILWIIAAIFLIVGFTVGLILLFRGVNANDHCSWCHYLSCVPNSIWSCKSSASYCLPAQDANGLNLTCQGNGSNQTFFFPTASETRIEELCRQLCS; encoded by the exons ATGGGTGCTCTAGATGTGACTAAAGTGGTTAAGGAGCACCAAGGATGGCGCCTGATCACTTGCATTTGGCTACATGCTGGAGTTATCCATATACTTGCCAACATGTTGAACCTGCTTCTTATTGGAGTTCAACTTGAACAAGAATTTGGGTTTG TGAGAATTGGCCTGCTATATGTCATCTCTGGGTTTGGTGGGAGCCTACTCTCTGCTCTCTTTATTCGATCAAGTATCTCTGTTGGTGCCTCTGGTGCACTTTTTGGGTTACTTGGGGGCATGCTTTCTGAGCTTATAACCAATTGGACAATCTTTGAAAATAAG TTTGCAGCAATATGGACCCTCATATTCATCATTGCAATTAACTTAGCTCTGGGACTCCTCCCGCATGTGGACAACTTTGCTCATATTGGAGGATTCATTTCAGGGCTCCTTCTTGGATTTGTGTTCTTTATTCGCCCTCAGTTTGAGTGGGTCGGCCAAGAGAATGTTCCTCCTGGATATCACACAGGGTCAGTCAAAAGCAAGCACAAGATCTATCAGTATATACTTTGGATCATCGCTGCTATCTTTCTGATTGTTGG GTTCACTGTTGGCCTAATTCTGCTATTTCGAGGGGTCAATGCAAATGACCATTGCTCCTGGTGCCATTACCTGAGTTGTGTCCCTAATTCAATATGGAGCTGCAAGTCATCGGCCTCGTACTGCTTG CCAGCTCAAGATGCAAATGGTTTGAATTTGACATGCCAAGGCAATGGAAGTAACCaaacctttttctttcctaCTGCAAGTGAAACTCGGATAGAAGAGCTGTGCAGACAGCTTTGCAGTTGA
- the LOC103697033 gene encoding RHOMBOID-like protein 1 isoform X1 → MGRETSSEIEIMVPPRRGENVVHPLEANPTAPPRPPEQAELRPFRRWTPWLVPVFVVANVIMFAVTMCVNNCPRNSPRPCVAPFLGRFAFNPLKENPLFGPSSSKLEKMGALDVTKVVKEHQGWRLITCIWLHAGVIHILANMLNLLLIGVQLEQEFGFVRIGLLYVISGFGGSLLSALFIRSSISVGASGALFGLLGGMLSELITNWTIFENKFAAIWTLIFIIAINLALGLLPHVDNFAHIGGFISGLLLGFVFFIRPQFEWVGQENVPPGYHTGSVKSKHKIYQYILWIIAAIFLIVGFTVGLILLFRGVNANDHCSWCHYLSCVPNSIWSCKSSASYCLPAQDANGLNLTCQGNGSNQTFFFPTASETRIEELCRQLCS, encoded by the exons ATGGGGAGGGAAACGTCGTCGGAGATCGAGATCATGGTCCCGCCGAGGCGGGGGGAAAACGTCGTCCATCCACTGGAGGCGAATCCGACCGCTCCGCCGCGACCGCCGGAGCAAGCGGAGCTGCGGCCGTTTCGGCGGTGGACACCGTGGCTGGTGCCGGTGTTCGTCGTCGCGAACGTTATCATGTTTGCCGTCACGATGTGCGTGAACAATTGCCCGAGGAATTCCCCCAGGCCCTGTGTCGCCCCCTTCCTCGGGAGGTTCGCGTTCAATCCCCTCAAGGAGAATCCGCTCTTCGGCCCTTCCTCGTCTAA GCTAGAGAAGATGGGTGCTCTAGATGTGACTAAAGTGGTTAAGGAGCACCAAGGATGGCGCCTGATCACTTGCATTTGGCTACATGCTGGAGTTATCCATATACTTGCCAACATGTTGAACCTGCTTCTTATTGGAGTTCAACTTGAACAAGAATTTGGGTTTG TGAGAATTGGCCTGCTATATGTCATCTCTGGGTTTGGTGGGAGCCTACTCTCTGCTCTCTTTATTCGATCAAGTATCTCTGTTGGTGCCTCTGGTGCACTTTTTGGGTTACTTGGGGGCATGCTTTCTGAGCTTATAACCAATTGGACAATCTTTGAAAATAAG TTTGCAGCAATATGGACCCTCATATTCATCATTGCAATTAACTTAGCTCTGGGACTCCTCCCGCATGTGGACAACTTTGCTCATATTGGAGGATTCATTTCAGGGCTCCTTCTTGGATTTGTGTTCTTTATTCGCCCTCAGTTTGAGTGGGTCGGCCAAGAGAATGTTCCTCCTGGATATCACACAGGGTCAGTCAAAAGCAAGCACAAGATCTATCAGTATATACTTTGGATCATCGCTGCTATCTTTCTGATTGTTGG GTTCACTGTTGGCCTAATTCTGCTATTTCGAGGGGTCAATGCAAATGACCATTGCTCCTGGTGCCATTACCTGAGTTGTGTCCCTAATTCAATATGGAGCTGCAAGTCATCGGCCTCGTACTGCTTG CCAGCTCAAGATGCAAATGGTTTGAATTTGACATGCCAAGGCAATGGAAGTAACCaaacctttttctttcctaCTGCAAGTGAAACTCGGATAGAAGAGCTGTGCAGACAGCTTTGCAGTTGA
- the LOC103697033 gene encoding RHOMBOID-like protein 1 isoform X2 produces MGRETSSEIEIMVPPRRGENVVHPLEANPTAPPRPPEQAELRPFRRWTPWLVPVFVVANVIMFAVTMCVNNCPRNSPRPCVAPFLGRFAFNPLKENPLFGPSSSKLEKMGALDVTKVVKEHQGWRLITCIWLHAGVIHILANMLNLLLIGVQLEQEFGFVRIGLLYVISGFGGSLLSALFIRSSISVGASGALFGLLGGMLSELITNWTIFENKFAAIWTLIFIIAINLALGLLPHVDNFAHIGGFISGLLLGFVFFIRPQFEWVGQENVPPGYHTGSVKSKHKIYQYILWIIAAIFLIVGFTVGLILLFRGVNANDHCSWCHYLSCVPNSIWSCKSSASYCLVKLG; encoded by the exons ATGGGGAGGGAAACGTCGTCGGAGATCGAGATCATGGTCCCGCCGAGGCGGGGGGAAAACGTCGTCCATCCACTGGAGGCGAATCCGACCGCTCCGCCGCGACCGCCGGAGCAAGCGGAGCTGCGGCCGTTTCGGCGGTGGACACCGTGGCTGGTGCCGGTGTTCGTCGTCGCGAACGTTATCATGTTTGCCGTCACGATGTGCGTGAACAATTGCCCGAGGAATTCCCCCAGGCCCTGTGTCGCCCCCTTCCTCGGGAGGTTCGCGTTCAATCCCCTCAAGGAGAATCCGCTCTTCGGCCCTTCCTCGTCTAA GCTAGAGAAGATGGGTGCTCTAGATGTGACTAAAGTGGTTAAGGAGCACCAAGGATGGCGCCTGATCACTTGCATTTGGCTACATGCTGGAGTTATCCATATACTTGCCAACATGTTGAACCTGCTTCTTATTGGAGTTCAACTTGAACAAGAATTTGGGTTTG TGAGAATTGGCCTGCTATATGTCATCTCTGGGTTTGGTGGGAGCCTACTCTCTGCTCTCTTTATTCGATCAAGTATCTCTGTTGGTGCCTCTGGTGCACTTTTTGGGTTACTTGGGGGCATGCTTTCTGAGCTTATAACCAATTGGACAATCTTTGAAAATAAG TTTGCAGCAATATGGACCCTCATATTCATCATTGCAATTAACTTAGCTCTGGGACTCCTCCCGCATGTGGACAACTTTGCTCATATTGGAGGATTCATTTCAGGGCTCCTTCTTGGATTTGTGTTCTTTATTCGCCCTCAGTTTGAGTGGGTCGGCCAAGAGAATGTTCCTCCTGGATATCACACAGGGTCAGTCAAAAGCAAGCACAAGATCTATCAGTATATACTTTGGATCATCGCTGCTATCTTTCTGATTGTTGG GTTCACTGTTGGCCTAATTCTGCTATTTCGAGGGGTCAATGCAAATGACCATTGCTCCTGGTGCCATTACCTGAGTTGTGTCCCTAATTCAATATGGAGCTGCAAGTCATCGGCCTCGTACTGCTTG GTGAAACTCGGATAG
- the LOC103697033 gene encoding RHOMBOID-like protein 1 isoform X3: MGRETSSEIEIMVPPRRGENVVHPLEANPTAPPRPPEQAELRPFRRWTPWLVPVFVVANVIMFAVTMCVNNCPRNSPRPCVAPFLGRFAFNPLKENPLFGPSSSKLEKMGALDVTKVVKEHQGWRLITCIWLHAGVIHILANMLNLLLIGVQLEQEFGFVRIGLLYVISGFGGSLLSALFIRSSISVGASGALFGLLGGMLSELITNWTIFENKFAAIWTLIFIIAINLALGLLPHVDNFAHIGGFISGLLLGFVFFIRPQFEWVGQENVPPGYHTGSVKSKHKIYQYILWIIAAIFLIVG, encoded by the exons ATGGGGAGGGAAACGTCGTCGGAGATCGAGATCATGGTCCCGCCGAGGCGGGGGGAAAACGTCGTCCATCCACTGGAGGCGAATCCGACCGCTCCGCCGCGACCGCCGGAGCAAGCGGAGCTGCGGCCGTTTCGGCGGTGGACACCGTGGCTGGTGCCGGTGTTCGTCGTCGCGAACGTTATCATGTTTGCCGTCACGATGTGCGTGAACAATTGCCCGAGGAATTCCCCCAGGCCCTGTGTCGCCCCCTTCCTCGGGAGGTTCGCGTTCAATCCCCTCAAGGAGAATCCGCTCTTCGGCCCTTCCTCGTCTAA GCTAGAGAAGATGGGTGCTCTAGATGTGACTAAAGTGGTTAAGGAGCACCAAGGATGGCGCCTGATCACTTGCATTTGGCTACATGCTGGAGTTATCCATATACTTGCCAACATGTTGAACCTGCTTCTTATTGGAGTTCAACTTGAACAAGAATTTGGGTTTG TGAGAATTGGCCTGCTATATGTCATCTCTGGGTTTGGTGGGAGCCTACTCTCTGCTCTCTTTATTCGATCAAGTATCTCTGTTGGTGCCTCTGGTGCACTTTTTGGGTTACTTGGGGGCATGCTTTCTGAGCTTATAACCAATTGGACAATCTTTGAAAATAAG TTTGCAGCAATATGGACCCTCATATTCATCATTGCAATTAACTTAGCTCTGGGACTCCTCCCGCATGTGGACAACTTTGCTCATATTGGAGGATTCATTTCAGGGCTCCTTCTTGGATTTGTGTTCTTTATTCGCCCTCAGTTTGAGTGGGTCGGCCAAGAGAATGTTCCTCCTGGATATCACACAGGGTCAGTCAAAAGCAAGCACAAGATCTATCAGTATATACTTTGGATCATCGCTGCTATCTTTCTGATTGTTGG ATGA
- the LOC103697033 gene encoding RHOMBOID-like protein 1 isoform X4 — protein MGRETSSEIEIMVPPRRGENVVHPLEANPTAPPRPPEQAELRPFRRWTPWLVPVFVVANVIMFAVTMCVNNCPRNSPRPCVAPFLGRFAFNPLKENPLFGPSSSKLEKMGALDVTKVVKEHQGWRLITCIWLHAGVIHILANMLNLLLIGVQLEQEFGFVRIGLLYVISGFGGSLLSALFIRSSISVGASGALFGLLGGMLSELITNWTIFENKFAAIWTLIFIIAINLALGLLPHVDNFAHIGGFISGLLLGFVFFIRPQFEWVGQENVPPGYHTGSVKSKHKIYQYILWIIAAIFLIVG, from the exons ATGGGGAGGGAAACGTCGTCGGAGATCGAGATCATGGTCCCGCCGAGGCGGGGGGAAAACGTCGTCCATCCACTGGAGGCGAATCCGACCGCTCCGCCGCGACCGCCGGAGCAAGCGGAGCTGCGGCCGTTTCGGCGGTGGACACCGTGGCTGGTGCCGGTGTTCGTCGTCGCGAACGTTATCATGTTTGCCGTCACGATGTGCGTGAACAATTGCCCGAGGAATTCCCCCAGGCCCTGTGTCGCCCCCTTCCTCGGGAGGTTCGCGTTCAATCCCCTCAAGGAGAATCCGCTCTTCGGCCCTTCCTCGTCTAA GCTAGAGAAGATGGGTGCTCTAGATGTGACTAAAGTGGTTAAGGAGCACCAAGGATGGCGCCTGATCACTTGCATTTGGCTACATGCTGGAGTTATCCATATACTTGCCAACATGTTGAACCTGCTTCTTATTGGAGTTCAACTTGAACAAGAATTTGGGTTTG TGAGAATTGGCCTGCTATATGTCATCTCTGGGTTTGGTGGGAGCCTACTCTCTGCTCTCTTTATTCGATCAAGTATCTCTGTTGGTGCCTCTGGTGCACTTTTTGGGTTACTTGGGGGCATGCTTTCTGAGCTTATAACCAATTGGACAATCTTTGAAAATAAG TTTGCAGCAATATGGACCCTCATATTCATCATTGCAATTAACTTAGCTCTGGGACTCCTCCCGCATGTGGACAACTTTGCTCATATTGGAGGATTCATTTCAGGGCTCCTTCTTGGATTTGTGTTCTTTATTCGCCCTCAGTTTGAGTGGGTCGGCCAAGAGAATGTTCCTCCTGGATATCACACAGGGTCAGTCAAAAGCAAGCACAAGATCTATCAGTATATACTTTGGATCATCGCTGCTATCTTTCTGATTGTTGG ATAA
- the LOC103697033 gene encoding RHOMBOID-like protein 1 isoform X6, giving the protein MGRETSSEIEIMVPPRRGENVVHPLEANPTAPPRPPEQAELRPFRRWTPWLVPVFVVANVIMFAVTMCVNNCPRNSPRPCVAPFLGRFAFNPLKENPLFGPSSSKLEKMGALDVTKVVKEHQGWRLITCIWLHAGVIHILANMLNLLLIGVQLEQEFGFVRIGLLYVISGFGGSLLSALFIRSSISVGASGALFGLLGGMLSELITNWTIFENKGSFLDLCSLFALSLSGSAKRMFLLDITQGQSKASTRSISIYFGSSLLSF; this is encoded by the exons ATGGGGAGGGAAACGTCGTCGGAGATCGAGATCATGGTCCCGCCGAGGCGGGGGGAAAACGTCGTCCATCCACTGGAGGCGAATCCGACCGCTCCGCCGCGACCGCCGGAGCAAGCGGAGCTGCGGCCGTTTCGGCGGTGGACACCGTGGCTGGTGCCGGTGTTCGTCGTCGCGAACGTTATCATGTTTGCCGTCACGATGTGCGTGAACAATTGCCCGAGGAATTCCCCCAGGCCCTGTGTCGCCCCCTTCCTCGGGAGGTTCGCGTTCAATCCCCTCAAGGAGAATCCGCTCTTCGGCCCTTCCTCGTCTAA GCTAGAGAAGATGGGTGCTCTAGATGTGACTAAAGTGGTTAAGGAGCACCAAGGATGGCGCCTGATCACTTGCATTTGGCTACATGCTGGAGTTATCCATATACTTGCCAACATGTTGAACCTGCTTCTTATTGGAGTTCAACTTGAACAAGAATTTGGGTTTG TGAGAATTGGCCTGCTATATGTCATCTCTGGGTTTGGTGGGAGCCTACTCTCTGCTCTCTTTATTCGATCAAGTATCTCTGTTGGTGCCTCTGGTGCACTTTTTGGGTTACTTGGGGGCATGCTTTCTGAGCTTATAACCAATTGGACAATCTTTGAAAATAAG GGCTCCTTCTTGGATTTGTGTTCTTTATTCGCCCTCAGTTTGAGTGGGTCGGCCAAGAGAATGTTCCTCCTGGATATCACACAGGGTCAGTCAAAAGCAAGCACAAGATCTATCAGTATATACTTTGGATCATCGCTGCTATCTTTCTGA
- the LOC103697052 gene encoding protein IWS1 homolog 1-like, whose protein sequence is MGYENDPYMDEDGEPLMDPDMPSDEDPSPGLMDPIDDDDEGEWRRERSPTPVLNSAAEDKAGKPRKRLVKKSAKERSPDWGGSPVAPGLDDWEEESSEKKRKKAASLKEGNGGSGGKDKKSKSSSSKVERSAGRGFKSGSKGYGGVSKDQAGDPEMKELWDTIAGGDSEDDQEGVKTVDDDNFIDDSGVDPADRFGSDNEAGSAGDAPQAEEGEGDDEISKLFKAGKKKKKNEKSPAELAMVVEHLMAELEVTAEEDAELNRQNKPAVNKLKKLPLLVDVLSKKKLQQEFLDHGVLTLLKNWLEPLPDGSLPNMNIRTAILKLLTDFPIDLEQFDRREQLKKSGLGKVIMFLSKSDEETTSNRKLAKELVDKWSRPIFNKSTRFEDMRSLDDERVPYRRPSSQKPANKAMGLESRDDDLDLAEFSQGRRSGQAASRQHASRPEALPLDFIVRPQSKVDPEEVRARAKQSGQDQHRLKMNRKLQQLKAPKKRQLQASKLSVEGRGMVRFS, encoded by the exons ATGGGCTACGAGAACGATCC TTACATGGATGAAGATGGGGAGCCTCTGATGGATCCCGACATGCCGTCCGACGAGGATCCCTCGCCGGGGCTGATGGATCCGATTGACGATGACGACGAGGGCGAATGGCGTCGGGAGCGATCGCCGACGCCGGTTCTGAACTCCGCGGCTGAGGACAAGGCTGGCAAGCCCCGGAAGAGGCTGGTGAAGAAGAGCGCCAAGGAGAGGTCGCCGGACTGGGGAGGGAGTCCGGTGGCGCCAGGTTTGGACGACTGGGAGGAGGAGTCTtcagaaaaaaagaggaagaaagccgCGTCCTTGAAGGAGGGGAATGGTGGCAGCGGTGGGAAGGATAAGAAGAGCAAATCGTCTTCGTCCAAGGTGGAGCGGTCGGCAGGGAGGGGGTTCAAGTCAGGATCGAAGGGTTATGGGGGAGTGTCGAAGGATCAAGCTGGTGATCCAGAGATGAAGGAGTTGTGGGACACCATAGCAGGAGGCGATTCCGAG GATGACCAGGAGGGAGTGAAAACAGTGGATGATGATAACTTCATTGATGATAGTGGTGTTGATCCTGCTGATCGCTTTGGCAGTGACAATGAGGCTGGTTCTGCTGGTGATGCTCCTCAG GCTGAAGAGGGTGAAGGAGATGATGAAATTAGTAAACTCTTCAAagcaggaaagaaaaagaagaaaaatgagaaatcacCTGCTGAACTGGCTATGGTAGTCGAACATCTTATGGCTGAGCTCGAAGTTACAGCTGAAGAAGATGCTGAACTAAATAGGCAAAATAAACCGGCTGTCAACAAATTGAAGAAGTTGCCACTGCTTGTAGATGTTCTTTCTAA GAAGAAGCTTCAGCAAGAATTCTTAGATCATGGAGTGTTAACTCTTCTGAAAAATTGGCTTGAACCCCTACCTGATGGAAGTTTGCCCAATATGAATATCCGAACTGCTATACTTAAATTACTTACTGAT TTTCCCATTGATTTAGAGCAATTCGACAGGAGAGAACAGCTAAAGAAGAGTGGGCTTGGGAAG GTGATTATGTTTTTATCAAAATCTGATGAGGAGACCACATCAAACAGAAAACTTGCTAAGGAATTGGTTGATAAATGG AGTCGACCTATATTTAATAAGAGCACTAGATTTGAGGATATGAGGAGTCTAGATGACGAGAGAGTTCCCTACAGAAGGCCATCTTCTCAGAA GCCTGCGAACAAAGCCATGGGGTTGGAATCTCGAGATGATGATCTTGATTTGGCCGAATTTTCGCA GGGGCGGAGATCTGGGCAGGCTGCTTCTAGGCAACATGCTTCTAGGCCAGAAGCATTGCCATTGGATTTTATTGTGCGTCCCCAATCCAAAGTAGATCCAGAAGAAGTCAGAGCACGAGCAAAGCAATCTGGACAAGATCAGCACCGGCTGAAG ATGAATAGAAAGTTGCAGCAGTTGAAAGCACCAAAAAAGAGGCAACTTCAGGCATCAAAACTCAGTGTTGAGGGCCGTGGCATGGTCAGGTTCTCTTAA